A window of the Anoplolepis gracilipes chromosome 11, ASM4749672v1, whole genome shotgun sequence genome harbors these coding sequences:
- the LOC140671337 gene encoding uncharacterized protein: protein MNPIKEYIDKKCEIILAAINSSKRSILYDVDNKVNNVKQVILSCNIGMPKNNIKELKESLDVVFPIKTFEDFLLLDEALANSEEKRKALMNFYRILLCGETCVKQCVKKIMTATLTQAVEIHYTAFGRQTHGKGKKDFSRTQVFVCLNDVLLEQFGRNDEYKKLSTALSRWLSGAADREGGRKKRMRYTEVPDAAQAAEAEDVEL, encoded by the exons ATcctataaaagaatatattgacAAAAAGTGCGAGATTATACTCGCAGCTATTAATTCGTCCAAAAGGAGCATATTGTACGATGTAGATAACAAGGTGAATAATGTAAAGCAAGTGATATTGAGCTGCAACATTGGAATGcccaaaaataatataaaagaattaaaagagtCACTAGATGTAGTCTTTCCTATTAAAACTTTCgaagattttttattgttgGACGAAGCTCTTGCAAATTcagaagaaaaaaggaaagctctg ATGAACTTCTACCGCATCTTATTGTGCGGAGAGACATGCGTGAAGCAAtgtgtcaaaaaaataatgacggCAACATTGACACAAGCAGTAGAAATACATTATACCGCCTTCGGAAGACAAACACACGGGAAAGGCAAGAAGGATTTTAGTCGCACACAAGTTTTTGTCTGTTTGAACG aCGTGTTGCTGGAACAGTTTGGACGCAATgacgaatataaaaaactatcaACAGCTTTAAGCCGTTGGCTGTCCGGAGCAGCTGATCGCGAAGGAGGTCGCAAAAAGCGGATGCGTTACAcgga AGTACCTGATGCTGCACAAGCAGCCGAGGCAGAAGACgtagaattataa